Sequence from the Argopecten irradians isolate NY chromosome 12, Ai_NY, whole genome shotgun sequence genome:
CAATGAATATACACATTTGAACTATACAGACTGTTCAAAGCACAAGAGTAATACGACTGAAAGACTGTTTCAAACAAAACGACACAGTACATGTGTACCTAAAGgttgaatatttcttttaagtggtcataatgtaaaaaaaattctccGCTCGGATTGTTACGTAATTGGTATTAATATCGGATTACACAAAAGGCTATTTTGTTACACAAAAGGCTATTTTGTTCGTTGCTCAATGAAAAATCCTAGCAATATACAGTATACTGGTAAAAATCGCGAATTTAAGCTATTACAAAAATTGCCAAAATTTTACACACTCAAAAAGAAGCCGATAATCTACTTTTTTAATTCGTTCATAAGAGGTTTTCTGATATTGATGGACAAATAGAACAACCATTTACTACAATGTCTGGGTTTTAGTGAAAAGTTTACTCATGATCGGAATTATGTAGTCATGTAGCCAATGAGAAATGGAAAATCTAATTAAACACTTAAAATAATAATGAGGGTTGGTAAAATTGGTTAGTCTCACGATGAAGTAATAAAGATCTGTGCCTCTGGTAATGACCCAACTTCTGTCATAGAAAGTTTTGTTTGTGGTCGTCTGTTACGCAGTGTTGGTAGATAGGATCGCCTCGTTTCTAACGAAGCAAAATATTTCTCTCGGTATTCAGGAACAGCAGGACCGAAATCTTCCGACGGCTGACAAAGCTTGCGAATTCTCTGGAAATGGTAGATAAATAAACATTCAATGCATTTTCAAATTGTTAGGACACACAAATCAGTTACATTATAACAAGATACGTACCTATTAGACGTCTGTCACTGAAATTATTTCAGATGTACGGTTTTTGAAGGGTTGTGTTACCTCAAtatctgtatgtatgtttctggaGTCGGAGTTAGGTCAGTGTTGTGTGgaaaagttaaagatgctccaccgccgacagagcataaatgatattcattatttgaacaataattggtgttcaatcgtgtgtatgtaagtctaattaacacaaaaaataatatatatttttttcattttggctttggtgcatgcgcaatcagtacttcattccatataggatatagtgcgtcggaattttttcgggatgcaattaattattttctatatttttaacttgacatagaattagaagctcaaacttttcaatggtggtaatggtgtaaagtaagtaatttttgtaactgaagaaaaatgctaaatcgtctgctcctgtttttgatagtgaaaaaatacttgtcagcggtggagcatctttaatgtttaaGAAAGATATAATCTCTCCCCAGAGTGAATTATTGGAGGCTTTGTTCTTGTGTTTAGTGAGAACTCATGTTTTGGTTAAGCGAGAGAGTGTATGGTTTGGTTATGGGAGACAACGagagtttattttttgttttgtgagGATGCATTATATTTGATTCTGTCTAGCCAGTTTATTCTACAGTGCTATAATATGTCTGGAGTATACCTTCTAACAATTGCTGTACGATACCAACAACTGGTGAAAATCTTAATGTTACAGGTTAACGATTGAACTGTTGGTTTCAGGATACTTACCGTGGTAAGAGACCCACGCTCACCGAGTATGGAGATAAGAGCTACCAGAGGAATAGGTACGAGGGAAGCCAGGCCAAAGATCCAGCCGAGAGCTATCCCCCAGCTAGGGTACTCATAGTCTCCGTAAGTCACAGCACTAAAACTAGACACGCTGAATACCCACACAAACTGGGAAACCAGAAACATACACGAAATTATTACTTCATATAAAATCAGTAGCAAGAAGCATATAAGATTATTTCTTCATACAAATCAGAGGCATATACGACTATTTCTATATACGAGGGGTAGGACTCCAACTTTACGTTCAAACAAGAAACCGACTAGATTTTATTTCTTGATACGAGAAATGACTCCCagtattgtttttaaatgaggcatgcaaaatattattatttcttcaTACAAGTCATAAGCATATATGACTATTTCTATATATACTGGGGATGACTCCAACAAGAAACCTACTAGATTTGTTTCTTGATACAAGATATGACTCCCAGCATTGTTTTTAATTGAGAGGCATGCAAAATATTATATCTTCATTTTTAGTTTAACTTTGCATTAGATTAATAAAACAGTTACAGAACGAAGAGcaaataaaataagtaaattgtCACCCAATGAAATAGCATATCAATGTTTCTGTTTtcgttaaattaaaataaatagataataaatacaaaaacaaagatTTCTGTAAATCAATGCATAACATATGATAGCCCCTACGATACAAATATTATTATCTAAAGCTGAACGTAATCGTTcttgtttgaatttttacaGAAGTGTGTACCGTTATCATCGCCGGAGAAATAAAACACCAGCAGATCTTCCACCACACACTTGGCTGGTAACCAATCATCAGTTCCAGATCCTTGTAAAACCGGTCAGCTCCTACAAAATTGGAATAGTAGTTTGCACacacatgtatgtttaaatgaCGACTGTAAACAAGCTTATTTTCGCGGGAAATAATTTAGCGTTTTCGTGCATTACGATGTTTTTGCGGcaaattaattttacaatttacaagTAAACCGTTCTACTGTAGTTACATCTTTTTCGCAtcgatttattttcgcaaattcATGTAGCCCGCATATTacgcaaaaataaattttatcgCCAAATCAAAATAAGATGTTAACTCCAGAAATGACTTCTCCAACGAATTCGCCATTTTCAGGATGATCTGATATCGACGCTCACCATAAATCCAGGCGATAGCGATGCATTCAGCCAGACAAAGCAACATAAGAGAGAACGTAGCACAGTACCAGTCCATGATCTGTAGAATATACACGCCTCCCTGTAAAACAAAGGATTTATACTCCTTTCATAAGGTAATGAAGCAGGTAAGGAGTTAGTAATAtctctgattaatattgagtgagactCGTTTGCGATCGTTCAAGTCGCAAAATACACCATCAGTTTCGCTAACAttacatatatcattacataggtgtgGAAACATCATCCCTTGTTTTTGTATTCGCGATCAAAttctagtatatatatatcaattgttaATATAAATCAGTCACTGAGgcacaataataaaaaatacaatgtaatgcaATAAACTAACACCCCAAATATCTAGAGCGTTTTTGGTAAAAAAATCatacacaaaatcaaaaaaagaaaaaaaaaacatataacgAAAGTCGAGCAGGTTTACAAATGAGTAAatgttctttatttttatttaaagctGTAAAGATGCCTACACCATAAGAAATATCACTTTAATTAACCAGTTAgaagaatattgatatacaatTGTACCTGTTCCTGCAACCAGATTAGAATGGCCACTATACTAAGACACAGGTGCGTTGGTGGCGCGGGTGCGCGATGCGGGGGCGGCGCGAGTGAATTTCTGTCTATTTTTGTGGGTCTCTTGTAATTTTAAGTTTGAGGCTATGTCTTATGTGAAGATTAGTCCACGGTACATTTTTTAACTGTCTTAACGTGTTGAGATGTATCTAGGATCTATGGAAAGATAGCTGTTCACCATAGACGTTAACCAAGGTCAAGGATTAACACTAATAGGGTTCTACCTCAAGGCCTGAAATACGAATCAGAAGAAGATCCGCAAACTTCTTTACCATCGAGCGATACATCAACGTCTCGAAAAAGTTTTTTTCCTACGTTCCGCCGAGGCTTATAAGGGTTTGAAAGTCCCTGTATACCGGGGCTTTGAGTTATAGTTAGGAgcaaatgaaaaaaacacaCTATCTTAATTCctaaaatttcaattaaaacacattttgaatcaaaatatgtttaaaagtaaaAGATAATTTAAAACTAGTTTCATAATGGgtagaaataatataaatattaaattaaattttgaatcgTAATTTATAGGAGTCTAAGTATACACATAGAGTGCAGCGCAGATATGCCAACCTGCTCAAAACAGTTACCTATTTACAGAACTTAACTACTTCCCCCCAAATGAATTGGCAATTGGGTGTGGAGAATGTTGGGAATCTAGCATTTCCAACTGCTCCGAGACTATCTTCAATGGAGTGTCATTGGAAAAATATAACCTCCATACATCTGTGATGGATATGGACTCACCATGTACTAATTCCGTTAACCAATCTGACCCTTGCCTTAAATCTAGCCCTGTTTTGTAGGGTATTGAGGAGTGAAAAAACACAACCCACAACCCATACACAcgttaacatatatatcatcTAACATCAGTTCAACATTTCTGTTGGAACCTAAACAACTATTCGTTTTGCTGATTCTTAGCTATTGGGGAACCTGCCAAATTAAATCGTTGCAAGAGCATAAGTAAGGGGCAGTTATACGATATCGGCTGGTTAGATTTATGAGTAGATTTCCTCAATTAAAGTTGCTCAATAACTGTTGAAACGTGCGTCGCAAGCAAAGTAAAACACATCAAGAGAGGAAGAATTTGCAATTATAAACCGACACTAAAAGTGAAAGATTCTTCCAATGTTTAAATATTGAGCCATAGTGTTTCTTTTCTAGCTAATCTAactcaattaaattaaattttgtgttttttttgtgcGTAATGATTCTCCTCACGTTAATCTTCCTTTTGTGATAATATCTTATGGTTATCAAGCTTGAGTGAAggcttaaatttataaaatacaaagtAATTCCCAAGAAGTATCGGAGATAATCCTTCAGTGCCGGACCATGGATACTTTCAATCGTGAGTATTGCTATGCAAACGTAAGTCCCGTGTCAATAGGACACAACAACGCCGTATCACCACGTCGGCTATCAATTTTCACCGCAACGATACAGATCCGTGATGGGCCTTGTACGCAGAACGGATCTGGCAATCATCCATCTTATCTTGCATGTGAAGAATCGTGAGAAAAAAACCTGAACAAAAAACCGGCAAAAATCATGCAGGCCAATTATGCATCAACCTAACCCGGGAAATAATTGTTGAAAAAAACGCACAGAACGGTATACAAAACTGTCGAAACACAACGCAAGATATTCACAGTGAAACGTGCTTGGCTCTTGCTAGCCCGTTATTCCAGCACGAACCACCACGAACCCGGACTGTAAGTACTTTGTTAGACGTGGCCATCGGAGATACGCCACATAGATATGATTTTTTGTTACCTTCATGTATCTTTTCCCATTATAATAATTGACAATCTGTGGTGGCGTTTACAACACGCATCTGTACCGGAGCGTTACGGTGCCCGTGGAACAAATTTATAGTACAGTTTTAAAAAATCTGGCACGTCCACCACGGTAACCACCTGGGAATACGAGACGGAGGGCCGATCACGGTTTAGTCCTTAATAAAACTTCTTTTGTTGCTTTGTCGTCACGCTGTTTTCGCCGCGCTGGTCACATAACCTGTTTTTGTCCACGAGTGCGCCATGAAAACACGGGGCCCAGCCCGGTGGAACACCGGGAACCTAGTTTAAACCTAGCATTTATATAAAGATCCTGGTACGGTTTGCCATGGAATCTGCATCGATACCTGCAGAAACCACCACCAGAATACTTTGAAATTCTGCAATAAGTCCATTTGTACCACAACACTGTCAAAATGACAGCCAGAAGATTTTTGTTTATCAAATGTACTTTACCATTCAAAACATATAATCTGTTgtagatatatatgatatttatctTTCTCAAACTATAAAAAAATGCGATTCCATCCCATGTTTTTTATTTCGAGAGCGAAGTATACTTCCTTTACGAATTTAAAAACTGTAATCGTAATAAATGTTGGTAtactttacattttaatatcatctACAATTTTGATTAACCGggattatcaaatattttagaGGCATGATCATTGATTATTATGTAAAAGATGTGACAAAAACCAACGAAATCCTATGAAGAAGTTGGCAATACACCCAATGGTTTCACAAAAAATGTGTAAAGTCATAATTGCACCTCTTACAGTGGTTGGTTATTTAATGTACATCTCAAAAGTATTGTAGGTTGAACACAAGAAGATAGGTCTCAGAAGGTCTCGGCATATTATGACCTAAAGCTGGGCCCTATAACCTTCGTCAATAATTCCCCACTTCGAGCGATAATCTACGGTCCCTTCTTTAACAATATACAGATAATACACAAAATTAACACCACATAGGAAATAAGCTGATTATTTAGATTTCTTGGGCGATAGACTATAAATATCAAGGCTACACGAAATGAGAAGAACAGTGAGAGGTATATTACACGGATTCCCAATGAAATCACTGATCGGTACCTGGAAGCTCTACGTAAAATCGAACTGAAAATACAACTTTAGGTGATGAATCGAAAATTTGACACAGCGGGAATCAAATAAGTTGAATGTTGGGATGGTTTGATTTCGTCTTAAGATATGTTCATTCCAGCCAAAAATTCCCACGCGACCCCAGAACGAATATGGTATGTGAATTTATACCCATATGAGTGATTCTCATACTAAAATGcttcttatttatataaatattatttcggCACAATGCCCACGTGAATACACTTGGTCCTCGAACATCTTCATGTCCTACATTGTTGCCTATCATCCAATAGACATGACTTACCTGCGCGGTATACGTCAATTAAAGTTATGAAGCGCAATAGCATTTCACAAAAGCAGCGCCTGCCCCGACCCGTAAATCTATCCATCACAGGGACGTCCGCAGGTCTTTATTTCCCTCCTCCATCCGCACAAGTATGGACGTTACGCACGGGGACGCGGGCGTAACGACGGGGACGCGGGAGACGTCCGCGCCcctcaaacacatgacgtcatcaaatcaACCGCTGCCTTACCGACCTGGACGTGGCAATATGATTCTGTTTTTCCGTGTGGCAAGAATACAgacataaaattaataaaattaaccaCTTGAAATGTGCAAACCGAATTGAAAgaacataaaattgaaataagcCCCATTTTTTGCAATCAtgtaaagataaaataaaaaaacatgagtttaaaattttaaaatattttgcataaccTTAGAGTTTTACACATGGCCCGATCAgtatacacaaaataaaataattttaaagttcCTGATTAGGTTAGTTAGCCTCATTAAATTAAACCATTTTTAAATAACAGAAATATCCAGACCGACAACGGGCTTTTTATCAATCTCAGTAACCATTATTGGGGCATATTGGATGGGCGCCCCCCCTATACTTCCAGAATGAATAACAATAGTATCAACGCTTAACTACGCGTTTACTAACGCGTCCCAAAAACATAAGCAAAGTAAATTGATCTTAATAAACTTTTGgacattaaagaaaaaaaacaaaaaaaactgcCTTTCTGCCGTGTCTTGAGCAGAAATGCTGCTTTAAGTCCAATATTAAGATTTATTGGTATCCTTGACTCACTAACAAAAAACGTTGATAAAAACCTGTTCCACCACTACATTTAACTTcctttttaaaagataaaaaaaaaatcttcatcaaTTATTCGAATGATACCTCGGGGAAGTACATTTATCTAATACCCGGAACGGGGTTTAAACCATTCTATCAGTAATTACCCAGGTGAGTCCTTCCGTGCGCTTGGCATGGCCGTATTCAAATAACCAAAAAAGTTCCAACAGGGACCAAAcccaatgaaataaatatatattgtgtcatacattgtatttgattGTACTTTGGTGAGAGATGTAACTAGATTGACAAAAGACCAAAACATCGCATAAGAGAAGTTATTTCATCGATGAAAAAACGAgattagtgatttttttattttaaaactggTTTTTTAACCATAACATCACATTTACATAAAAGTGCACATTAAACGGGAGTTCAAAGCCACCCTTATTAAATAAACTGACTCTGT
This genomic interval carries:
- the LOC138304939 gene encoding sodium- and chloride-dependent glycine transporter 1-like, producing the protein MDWYCATFSLMLLCLAECIAIAWIYGADRFYKDLELMIGYQPSVWWKICWCFISPAMITFVWVFSVSSFSAVTYGDYEYPSWGIALGWIFGLASLVPIPLVALISILGERGSLTTRIRKLCQPSEDFGPAVPEYREKYFASLETRRSYLPTLRNRRPQTKLSMTEVGSLPEAQIFITSS